The Elaeis guineensis isolate ETL-2024a chromosome 11, EG11, whole genome shotgun sequence genomic interval aagAACAGAAATTTCATGTCACCTTCCCATCTAGTTCAGAAATAGCAGCATCTGCTTCCTCCTTTGTGGCAAAAGCAACAAAGCCATATCCAGCAGATCTTCCTGATGGGTTTTCAAAAACCACCCTGGCAGATAGCGGTTTGAACTTTGCAGAGAAGAATTCTTTGAGATTGACAGACCTCGCTTTCCATGAAAGATTCGATACATAGATTTTCTGCTGCATATCTACAGCAGTGGCACCAGGTGGAGGAGGAGGTGAAGGTGGCTTCCTGAAGCTCTTTGCAAATTCAACCCTAATTATCCTTCCCATCAATTCCTGCTTGGTATAAATTTTAGTTACAAACACAAGAAAAGATACTAGAAGATCTGTTTGTATTTGCTGTTTAGGCCAAAAATAATGAATTATTTATCTTCTCAGATATCAAACCACAGTTGTTCCAATAATGCCTGTAAAATCTGAGATCATCTTCTTAAACATAACAACATTTTAAATCATCTAAACAAATTCAAATACTCCATATCAACCCGAACATGCATGACAATTTCTCAACATTATTAAAGCAAAAGCTTAATATGCTGTCTCCATACTCCAGTTCATGATCTAACGTCAGATTGTGGTAATGGTATTCgattcaagaaaaaattagttaaCAAAGAAACTACTTATCAAAATTAATAGATATGTTATAGCATTCATGAACCactcatttattttaaaaaattgaaatttgctGCAGATTGATGTGAAATCAAATTTAAAGGATATGAACCTCAAATTTGTATATATTTGTCCAACTCAAATATAGACCCCTGTATCCATGACCAATTCATCAAGGAATGTTTATCGAAGAAGCATTGAACAGTAAGCAGAGAAGGAAATACTTAACTGATAATGATTAGGACCACCTCCAAAAGCATAATTAGTAACATTATGCAAGAGGAGACAGATTTCTTCCCTTCATTagacttttccttttcttttgttgtGGTACAAATGTTACAAACTGTTGGACATTTTCAAATTTATCAATCAACTGACAGTCGAGTTGATCCTCATGTTTGGTCCAGGCACAGGACATTGAATTCTGTGATGTCTTCATATCATGTAGTTGATCTGGACAAGTGACAACATGGTAGAGAGTATCTGTTTTGCTAATGACATATCATGAAACCAAGTTTCGCAGTTGTAGCAGCCATTGACACAATACACAGCTTCGACTCTTGATCTAGCAATTATGAATTGACACAATACTACAATCTGAAGCAGGTGGAACATATACCCAGCCTCCAATGCTGCTGGTTTCTGAGTTTTCCTCCATGGAAAAGTCAATAAAAATCAGTATCTTCCCAAAAGCAGGCACCTTTCATATAAATATGATGCATGATCCATAAAATAGGCAGGGATAAAATGTCAGCATCCAAAATAGGGCAGTGGGTTTAACTGCCTCATTTGCAGGAGTTTATTCCAATATGTTTTACGTTAAATTATTATCGTATTGTAAAGCTTCCCAGGTTTAGGTCGTTGGTAAGAGACAGGCAGAGTTTCACGTCACCTTTTTCATGGAGGAGTTTCACCAAATTTGTTTTTATCCACAACAAAGAAATTTACCTCCCACATTGTGCCATTGCAAATTATAGATGTACAAGAAATCCAGCAAAATGCATTAAAAGACCACAACTGAAATCCATCCAGATCAAATCGAACTATAATTTAACCAAAACCAATCAATGAAAGCAATAAAGaagcaagaaatttttttttttttaaaaaaactaagaTTTAAAAGAAAGATCCAATTTTCCATACATAAGAATCAAGTTTATCGATGGCGGCGAGTGCCTCCTCCTCCGAAGCCATAGTGACGAAGGCAAAGCCTCTGCTCTTCCCATTCTTCTGCTTAATGATCTATAACGAAGCAAGAATCTTAATtttaaaatgaataaataaataaataaaaagttcAGAGCAACAAAAAATatggaaaaatatatatatacatagagagAAATAAATAAATGTGGTCGGGGTTACCTCCACGCTTTCGACGGTGCCGCACTGACCGAAGAGCTTCTTGATATCGGCAGCTAAGAAGTTCCAGGGTAAGTTCACCACGTAGAGCTTCTGCCGGTTCTCCTGCCGGCGGCCCTCCTTCTCGTCCCCCTTTTGCTCCTCCTCCACCGCCGCAATATCCTGCACCACCGAGCACCGCCGGAAGCGGAGGCTCTTCTCGGCGACCCGGAGGCGGGAGGGGGAGAACCGGGTGTCGAAGGAAAGGGCAGGGGTATAATGGGAAATCCAGGGTTTTCCTGCACGAGAGAAGAGTTCCAGTTTGGGATTGGGATTGGGGCACACGACGAAGGCCGTTGCTGCCATCCTCGCTCGCTCCGGAGGACGGGGTTTCGATGGCAGCGGAAGCGGCCGGGGGAGGAACATCTGATAGCGTTAGAAAATACCGAACGTGCCCCTCGGTTTGGACTTGGATAAGGCGGTCTCCGTCTCTGGACCATTCGCGGCGGACGCTAACCAGGGCAACGGAGGCAGTTGCACGCAATGGTGGGCTTGATGATATTTGAGGAAGCGGTTTGGTGCCACCACATGCATGGATAGTGAACTGATTAATTACTTGATCAAGGTGGCATAGCCATGAGCAATGTTGACCAGAGAAATCCTCAATATGGATCTGTGGGGAAGCCACATTATTTTTTGAGACGCATAGAGAaggaaattttgaattttttttaatttttttgatgacaaAAAGGGTGCAACATAACGACATCCTGGTGGTTTGGTCTATCTTCGCTTAACCATGAGTTTTGATGGACTCCAATGTATTAGTATTGATTTGATTACTTATTATgaaaagaattagaaataaaaaataatataggaCTATAAAGTTGCTCGCAAATATTTGTATTAGACATCATCTATTATGGTTAGAATCCAGATCGACCAAACCGCAAACATACATGTGGAAAGACTGGGTGCTTGTGAGTGATCCATAGAAGGGTCATCATAACCATCATGCATGTATGAAGTACCACATGACCTCCCAAAGTATTCGGATTGTATCCTTCGCATgaaaaaatgattgatcttcttgtgataatccggcccgatgggccaaaagcccactaagcccatctaagaaaaaaaaagagggggaagaagactcctgatcggagtcttctccttctcCGATCCCGATCAGAATCAGAGTCCTagagccattaaaagaccctaggacgagacCTATAAGAatccctctcctctcctctaagagaggatACAACAATCACCAACAATCGccagagttcttctccgatttttccgattgaagccgcggcccctcgactcatgctcgccgcgatttcacgtcGGTAGGGGTCATCGAAGGCTGTGGTAAGtcctttctcctcttcctcccttctctcccttctttcccgtgctgGTGGGCATGACTGCCGGCGACAGGAGTCGTCGAATTTCGTCAGAAAAGGGAAGtcctgttcggcctctcccttttCCTGGTTTTTAAGGTGCCGACGGTCACGCCAACcgccggctctggcctctccgaactcggaAGGGTCGCCctttgccgccggccaccgtcgggtAAGGTACGGTCGTGAATGGTCGGTCAAAGGCACGGGGACctttaggtcccctgtttcggccaaggAAGACcacgaaaaaaagaaaaggaaaaagaaaagaaaagaaaagaaaaaaaatatataataataataataataataataataataataaataatacacatgagagaaagtttctctcatccctctctaaaatctttcgctctctagaattagactttctctaaaaattttctctctctaagaagccctatggatcccctattaggccatcttctccacttctagggacctatgaccttaaatcggtttagaaCCGAAGGaaaagatttattggactgatcatcaaatcggtcatctccttatattatgtaattttattaaatatatgaaataaaatttattgataatttaatattttaaataggattgtccgattcttttaaagaagattaaaaggtccagaacgatcgaggtaagtagatcttatgctccttgttgatgcaaaaatccgtcggcgtcggagaagctggagtcgagggagccgcggtcgccaccgggacctgcaaagaaagtctaaaccggagttgggggtgctccggcaagaccctccgacgctcaagtcagttctctgcctcaacaagaatggagtgctcgaacgaaaattttagcagagtttttagatagagattagagctcagagaataacatatctgggggtctcctttttataggcgaagggcgtaacagattgacagcgacgtccgtaaccgtctggtggtgggccatgaggagtttgttacggagagtagtggagtggagtcgtggccatcgccgtggcctgccacgtggaacccattatggagagtggagtgatgtccgttgtcgtgacttgccaaagcatGATGGAGACGCatgggatccgttataggaagtggagcagagtcgcggtcattactgtggcctgccagggagtccaggcctgtcggccgaagcttggttggggtgtct includes:
- the LOC105053859 gene encoding 29 kDa ribonucleoprotein A, chloroplastic — its product is MFLPRPLPLPSKPRPPERARMAATAFVVCPNPNPKLELFSRAGKPWISHYTPALSFDTRFSPSRLRVAEKSLRFRRCSVVQDIAAVEEEQKGDEKEGRRQENRQKLYVVNLPWNFLAADIKKLFGQCGTVESVEIIKQKNGKSRGFAFVTMASEEEALAAIDKLDSYELMGRIIRVEFAKSFRKPPSPPPPPGATAVDMQQKIYVSNLSWKARSVNLKEFFSAKFKPLSARVVFENPSGRSAGYGFVAFATKEEADAAISELDGKELMGRPVRLKLRQKKGDESGSEPEELDNTEGQSNNS